The genomic stretch AACTCTAATAGTAGTTTGTAGAAACCAAAGACACCTTTCTATAGGTTTATATCCGTATCTAATTCTCTATTTGTACACATGGTCCCCCCTGTGTGTCTAGGGTAGTTGGTTCATTCCAACTGCCGAACTCCGTAGTAACCATGGTAACAGCAGCGCGCTCTGGTAGCTACTGAATCGTTGCTAACTGTGGTGATAACAGCAGTCTGAGGTATGAAAAACTAGTCTCAGTTAACACCGTAGAAACAGTTTGACATAGTAAACTTGTAAAATAGTTTTTCTAAGTTAGCTAACATTACTCTGAGCTAAATTTTCTGGTATCTTATTGTTATTTAACACTAACAATAGCTTGTAAGCTAGCACTAGTGTTAGCTCGCTGTCATTTGCAGGCATGTTagtgtttttgtcaaaaaataatttttttcaaaagcgTTAAAATGAGtcatacaacacaaaaaatggaGGTATAGAgatatattttgttgttttgttttcttacaaAGAGTATTTAAAAGGAGTTGAGCACtaaacagtgaaagaaaattatGTCCAGTGATTGTACTGTAGTCAGAGATACTGGGTGGGTCAATGTTTGTAAAGCGATAGCACTGATAGAACGACACAAATACCCGAAACAGAAATGGAGGTAAGAGGCTCTGTGTGTCAGAGTTAGATAGgaagaaacatacagaaaatgccTTTGGTTTCCAAATGTTACTGTTGATAGAAGTTAACGAAAGTGAAGTGAAAGAGATGAATGTGTCACGTAGCTAACCATTCTGGAGTTGTAGCTGTGAGATTTGACGGGTAAACTGGTCACTGGGCAGTAGATCCTCTTCTCCTTCTGACGACGGTTACAGAACCAGACTCGAACCACCTCTTTCTCCATGGACAGCTGCTCTGAGATCAGGGTTATCTCCTCGGAGTTGGGCTTAGGGTTCTGAAAATGAAGGACGTTGATGACTTCAATCTTTAAACGCAATCAAATTTTTTGAATACTATAAAAACTACTACTGAGCTTACCATGTGAAATGATATGAAATATGCTATAATCGTATTAAAATGCTGCCTCAAAtaattagatagatagatagatagatagatagatagatagatagatagatagatagatagatagatagatagatagatagatagactatagatagatagactatagatagatagactatagatagatagatagatagatagatagatagactatagatagataggtagatagatagatagatagactatagatagatagatagatagatagactatagatagatagatagactacagatagatagattacaGTATATTTTAGTACTGAATCAATCTCAGACTCACATCATGGAAACGTTTCTCCAGAGTCTGCTTGATGTTAGTTTCGATGCTCGTCCTCTTTTTCCGTTTGCGTCCGTAGCCTTCCATCAGTGGCGGCAGAGAGGTCGAGTTGCTCATCGAGTCAGAAGGAGAGTTTTCtattataaaatacaaacaatgcaTGGAAGTAGATTTATCCTTTTAGCAGGACCCTAACTTATAGACCTTATTTTGTGCTGCAGTGGGGTTTTAATGCAGAAATTGGAAACTTCTAATCCTGCAAAACATCGTCTGATAActttaattttggcattttcacATGCTATCACAAGAAATCCAAAGTGGTAACTAATAACATCAATAAATCTGCTTTCTGATCAAGTGTTTAAGATCCAGGCCCCAGTTGTTTTCACACTGGTTCTGGTGACTTACTTAGCCATTGTGAATTATATTAACTACACCTGTGCTTAAGTTAAAAGTCAAATGATATTACTAATTATTGGAATGATGGAGGGAACTCTAAATGCAAGGTCCAAGatgtaataaaatagaaatatttctttaaatattggAGCCCTTCCAGAGTGCACCCATAAATCCTACATACTCTATCTGACATTTACTGTAGTAATGAAAGAGAACTTTACTGCAAGCCACTCAGTctataaaatcattttaaattgcaGATACAGCAGGCCTCACAGTAGCCtcactaatgattattttcagtgCCAAAAATTCTGTCagttatttttcaaataatgaaTGCAGTGTTTGGTCTGTGAAATatgagaaaatggtgaaaatgatAATCACTTTTTCCCAAAGTTTGTCAGTTTACTGTCCTAGAGGagtaaagaaagcagaaaatatacaAAGCTGGAAGCTGGATCAgagaattttaatgaattaatgatcAAAATGGTTGGAGATTTATTTAATAAGTGGCAATTCATTAAATACGCTCTAATTTATAATACTAGCTTCCATTAGCTCTGGCATTTTACTCACTGAAACTGGCtttctgcaaataaaataaaaataaccgTCCCAGTGATGTACCTGCATCGGTCAGCCATTTCTCCAGCAGAGGTTTGAGTTTGCACATGTTTTTGAAGCTGAGGTTGAGTGCCTCGAAGCGAGAGATTGTGGTCTGGCTGAAGTCATTGCCGTACAATTTTCCCATCGCAAGGCCCACATCTCCCTGTGATGAAAcacaaatgcagcagaaacacatgaaataCATGCAAGCCTCAAGGTAGCTGCAAACACAAGACATTTATTCACTCTAATTTATTACAGCTTTTTATTATCTTATTTTGCGTACCATTTCTATCAGTTCTTGTacttcttaaccctcctgttgtcctcatttacaggcaccaaaaaatattgtttccttgtctgaaaaaaatctaaaaattcagcaaaaaaaatgtcccaaatttctgaaaatttgcaaaagcttcaggaagaaaattctgataattcctgaaaagtttcccttaaaagttttatttttttaaaaaaatcccccaattttggcaagaaaattcttgtaaatattttcaaaaaatgagtaaaaatctaaaaaacatatatatcagtaaaacttctaatattctcttaagaacttttttgtgaatgttcttaagaaacatttttaacatttcttttttctaccaaaaaatgttcaaagattccccaaaaatgttgaaaatgtggacatcagaagtttcactgtgaaaatattttttttcccacattttcaaactttaaaacgggtcaattttgacccgcaggacgacacgagggttaattacCTGAGTGAAGCCCAGTTTGATGCGTCTTTGTTTAAATGCTTTAGCAAACTGCTCCAGTTCCTCCAGATCACTGGGTTCTTCCTGTGCCGGTATTGACATGTGTTTGGGCATCTGCAGGTGGGACATGTCCATGTGGGTCTCCATAGAAGGTCCGGCCAGACCAGAGCGGCTCATCGCCTTCATCACAAGCATCAGAGAAACAAATCCTCAGTTTCCACATGATAGAAggtaaaaatgactttttactTTACAGTCATATGACATCGTAGATTATTATAGATCCTAGAACTTTACAGCAGGACTCAATCTTTActtaatgttcacatttctgctGGTATCCAGAGGTTTTGGTCTCAGACAGTGATGGGTAGCTTTAATAAGAATACACACAGTACACCCCtgcataaaaaagcaaaacaaaagttTGTCATTAACGCACCTTCCCATATAGGTACAATACCCTGCAGCAAGTcggtttttgttctttttccagaGCATACTACAATTCTGCAGTCTTACTATATCTTTTTTTCCATAGTTTATTATTCACTTTCTTTTAGCTCtgattttggtctccaccatgATGAAAATATCTCGCTCTTTAGAGGTTAAATACTCGACTGTGATCACCAGCTGGTCTCTaacttttttttggcatttgttCATGTACAGTGAGTTTCTCAGACAGTTTTTCTTAAACCAAAGTTCTAACATGATCCACTGTCAAGATATTGTTTGCTTTAATTCTACCTTTCACTTATGTAATACTAAAGCTATTTGTGCACCATTTTGACATTGTTTCATTTCCTCTACGATTAGAAAAAGTACAATATCCCTAATTAGATATGATCTATAGTCAGACCCAATGCtagaagtaataataataataataataactttatttatatagtactcttaagaacagcattcacaaagagctttgacagttaaaacatgcaacagagacaatcaagcaagatataggagacaagtcagagcagtcaattaaaataaatagtaaaaatgataataaattaaatgaataattagctgaATTAGCACACAAATCAAACTAGGGAATtaagcagtttaaaaattaaggAACAAGACTGAGGGTTAAAATTATAAgtcaaaaaattaaagaatcaaAGATTTAGAGAGACAACATCACACCACAGAACCAGGCAtctgaaagtaaaataaaaccagagagaacatctaaaacaAACAGGACACGATACAgtataaaacactaaaactaaataaagctaagaataaacctcacataaaagcaagtctgtaaaagtgggtttaagaagtgatttaacaGAAGTTATTGACTGCAGGTCtgatctcctcaggcaggtcgttccaaagtcGAGGTCCTGATGGAGAACTCTCGGTTGACTTTAGATTTAAACCTCGACTTTGGAACGACCAAAAGGATCGACCTAAGGAATGTTGTGTCGCCCCTTTCATAAAAATACTGAGTGTAACCATGTGGTTGTTATAATAGTGGAGTGAGTTCACATACTCTTACAAACCAGCAGCTAATGTTCAGGTGTTGAACTCTTTGTTGAAAAACTCTCTCTAATAAATGTGATGTTTCCCAAACTTCAGCCAagtgtttttgctgcttaaaATTAGCCCCACGTTGCTGAACCATGGTCTATTTGGTTACCAAATGTGGTGAATTTATTTCCTTCCTCAGAAATGAATCAGATATTTTAGGTATTTTGATACATGTGTTGTTTACAGCCATGCTTCCTCATTTTTAGCCTTCTTCTCTCCTGCTTTGGGTGCAGTATACTTCATGTTTATGGACACTTAGTGGTCTGAAGTTTACCTGTGGAGTCAGAGCCAGTCCAGGTTGATGTGGGAGGAGACTAGTCTGACTCTGACTAGGAAGGGACAGGAGGTTCTGCTGCAGAAGAGCTGCAAAGGAGAACAGAGGCAGGAGTCATGGTGTGTGTTAGACTGTCGTTTGTCAGGAAATAGTCCCAGCATGTAAAAAATCATGTATTTATCCTCCTGTTGGTTTTAGAATTAGTCAGATTAGGTTCAATCTGTTGCCTAATTAACCACAAGACgtatttttaaactttgctTGTGGACTCGCTGTTTCCAGCTGATTTCAGtattgatgctaagctaaccgtgGCTCCACATTAACATACAGACCTGGGATATCAATTTTTCCATCTAACTCTTGGGCAGAAGGGAAACAAGCATGCTGCTGCTCTTTGAAGAAAGCATACTGATGCTAATAAATacacagggtttctgcagggcatgaAAAAGCATcaatagtcattaaattgattttgcaaaaattaaggctttaaatgacattaaaaatcattaaacttGACTGGCTGATTGCTGCAGAAACTCTGATACATTtcttgtgaaggaaaaattactctctTTCCCCTTTTTGAGGTATTTCCTcgcagctgttagctgaagacATCCCAGAATATCATGCAGGTTGCATCTGTCAACTACAGTCACCTTAAGTCAAGTTGTAGAACCTTTAGATCACCTAAAATTACCCTACAGGTTATCACTTTTGACCTCTGTTCCTATTTTATGGGGGTATTATTGTAGCAAAACTATTTATCAGTTCATATGTAGAGTTGTCTGTTTGTATCTCAATCTGTGTGTCTGAAGTGAGATTTTTCACTGCGAACCGGAATCTGCAAAAGTCCTCTCaaaatttgtctgtctgtaattaggttttcaaatgtgcaaaaattctGCTAATCTGTGTTAAAATGTGTACATGTTAGAATCTCTCTCACGGCAGAAATGTAGcaaaagtcacatttaaaaagacGCAGCTCGACTCATACCTGGTGATTTCTCTGTATTTCCAGCACTTGCAGTCAAATCTGTAAACTTTTCAGCTACGAATATCTTTGTACGCATTGACAAATCTTACTACATGTACAAATTTTAATATAGATTAGCAGATTGTTAAATGTCTGTTTATACCGTAGCTTTAGTCCCTATGTTTACGCTACTCCCCATCGCCCCAGCTGTTAGTAAAGGCTTCTGtttgcagctgtgttttctgGTTGTGTTGGTCtgactgtgtttacatgtgttgAGGCTCCACCTTGGTGACTGGAGGGACTCTGGGAGAGCAGGAAGGGGGACGGAGACGACAGGTGGGAAGGTGGCATCAGAACCAGCTGCTGCATGGTGTGGAGAGAGGTGAGCTCCTGAGCaagaaatggaacaaaaatTAGATGATCTGCACATAAAGGGGACTTCAGGGCTGCGTTTGAATGAATACACTTTCTATAAACACTCTATAGTGATTGAAAATATATTAGCACAACACacattttgagatatttcattttatgcttCTTTTTCATACAATACAAACCATCAGGTTATAAAATAGGATGATTTGCCACAGATTAAAAATTCCAAAGCtatgtaaaatgtgaaaaaaagaataataaaatattttgtaatattaCAATTATGATATTATGCCATTGTTAAGTAAATATTTGCTATTAATTATAATATTATTCATATTATATAGAAAATATTACCAGGAATAcaatgaaatgattaaaaatgaagaaaaaaatgaataaaataactgtcAATAtgttttttaggttttcagtaCTAACATATTATTGATTTTTTCATGTTCTGACCCTAAAATGTAATACTTATATGAATCTTAACGTAAGACTGTTTTACTATTTTGTAGTGATACTGCAACCTAataatgattcatttaatgtcacacAAGTAATAGTAGCCaaatatttttaggaaaatACTCTTGAAGTAAAATTTTAAagtacaaataattaaaaaacaataattgtTCTGctaatatatacaatattacTGAACAATAACTGCATAAGTAGCTTTTCTTCTGTTCTAGCTAGTTTAGATGGAGGTAACTGGACTGTTTTACATACTTTTGAGTAGCTTACGTAATCTATAACCTTAATCTATACATAAAGCCTAAGTTAATCATATTTactatatacagtatagtacaacatttttatttagtggcataaaatcaaataattgtTTTCTACTTTATTAGAATAGTACGACTGATTACTTACTGCTtacatcaatcaatcaatcaatcatgttgtacatgttgttgCATCATGTGATAATAAGTCAATAATATACTAATAATAGTTTAATATAATAGTATTGCGTGACCAGAAAAACTATTTTGGACGCCATGAAGTTTTATAAACAAGTGAGTGACAGCGTGCAGGTTTCTTATGGTATTTAAAGGGATATTGTAACAATATATTACTGCACTTCCATAAAGAGAGACAGACTTTTAGTAATATGACCagaattaaccctcctgttgtcttcatttacaggcaccaaaaaatattgttcccttgtgtgaaagaatccaaaaattctgcaaaaaaattcctcaaatttatgaaaatttgcaaaaccttcaggaagaaaattccaataattccttaaaagtttcccttaaaagttttatttaaaaaaaaaaaaaatccccaaatttggcaagaaaattcttgagtaaaaatcttccaaaaacaaatcgtaaaaatatctaaagtgattccatatatatcagtaaaacttctaatattttctttaagaacattcacaaaaaaatcaaccaaaatccagcaaatttcgctggatt from Amphiprion ocellaris isolate individual 3 ecotype Okinawa chromosome 14, ASM2253959v1, whole genome shotgun sequence encodes the following:
- the pou2f3 gene encoding POU domain, class 2, transcription factor 3, encoding MSTDAVEQLDAPAEQAERNGIDFSRQIKTEDIDSPHSTATLKTCHLTQSSPVPGGQLTGELTSLHTMQQLVLMPPSHLSSPSPFLLSQSPSSHQALLQQNLLSLPSQSQTSLLPHQPGLALTPQAMSRSGLAGPSMETHMDMSHLQMPKHMSIPAQEEPSDLEELEQFAKAFKQRRIKLGFTQGDVGLAMGKLYGNDFSQTTISRFEALNLSFKNMCKLKPLLEKWLTDAENSPSDSMSNSTSLPPLMEGYGRKRKKRTSIETNIKQTLEKRFHDNPKPNSEEITLISEQLSMEKEVVRVWFCNRRQKEKRIYCPVTSLPVKSHSYNSRMASASRSYSPLASGGVSSNSSPNSVSREASPNNLSAATASLTSQVNPASYSTPGSWYRTWNPATYHH